A part of Liolophura sinensis isolate JHLJ2023 chromosome 1, CUHK_Ljap_v2, whole genome shotgun sequence genomic DNA contains:
- the LOC135481771 gene encoding LOW QUALITY PROTEIN: uracil phosphoribosyltransferase homolog (The sequence of the model RefSeq protein was modified relative to this genomic sequence to represent the inferred CDS: deleted 1 base in 1 codon) translates to MEPDLIQTSHLPPNFNEDLNSTRLKRLKLTDSLRELQTVLRDKSTSRSDFIFHADRLIRLVVEEGLNQLPYQKCVVTTPTGYKYDGVRYEKGNCGVSIMRSGEAMEQGLRDCCRSIRIGKILIQSDEETHDARVVYAKLPPDIAKRKILLMYPIMSTGNTVEKAIMVLHEHKVIPSNIVLLNLFCTPLAASQLLAKFPDMTILTSEVHPIAPNHFGQKYFGTD, encoded by the exons ATGGAACCAGATTTAATCCAGACTTCACATTTGCCTCCAAATTTCAATGAAGATTTGAATAGCACTCGCTTAAAAAGGCTGAAGCTTACGGACAGTTTGAGAGAGTTACAAACTGTGCTCAGAGATAA ATCCACCAGTAGGAGTGACTTCATATTCCATGCAGACAGATTG ATTCGACTTGTTGTGGAGGAAGGACTGAACCAGCTGCCCTATCAAAAATGTGTGGTCACCACACCAACAg GCTATAAGTACGATGGTGTGCGGTACGAAAAGGGGAACTGTGGTGTCAGCATCATGAGGAGTG GGGAAGCAATGGAACAAGGATTACGGGACTGCTGTAGGTCTATACGAATCGGGAAGATATTGATTCAGAGTGATGAGGAAACTCATGATGCCAGAGTGGTGTATGCCAAACTTCCGCCAGATATTGCCAAGAGGAAAATTCTGCTTATGTACCCCATAATGA GCACCGGGAATACTGTTGAGAAAGCTATCATGGTT CTGCATGAGCATAAAGTGATCCCATCAAACATTGTTCTTCTGAATCTCTTCTGCACTCCACTAG CTGCCAGTCAGTTACTCGCCAAATTTCCAGATATGACCATCTTGACATCTGAAGTGCATCCCATCGCACCCAATCATTTTGGACAGAAGTATTTCGGAACAGATTAA